GAGAGGTTGGCTGTCTATTTCGAGAAGCAGCATACAACCACAGAGAAGATCAAATCAGCACTTACCTATCCCATTACCGTTGGAATTATGGCTATTGCGGCAGTGGTGTACCTTCTCTGGGCGATTGTACCTCAGTTCGTCAGCATGTTTGAGTCAATGAACGCCGAGCTGCCTGCGATTACCAAGATGGTATTGGCACTTAGTACAAGCATTCAGGGCCAGTGGTATATTTGGCTGCTGGCAATTGTATTGCTCATTACTGTCTATCAATTAGTCAGACGGACAGAACGCGGAGCCTATGCGCTTGATTATGCCAAGCTCAAGATTCCCGTATTCGGCAAGTTGAATCAAAAAGGCTCCATTGCACAATTCACACGCACCTTCTCCTCTCTGTATGCCAGCTCGGTACCTATTCTTCAATCCTTGTCGATTGTCGAAGAAGTTGCTGGGAATAAGGTAATTGGAGGATATATCCGCAAGGCTAGTGATTCTCTTCGTCAAGGGAAGCCGTTATCGGACCCGCTGAAGAAGGCTTGGGTTTTTCCGCCGCTCGTTACACAGATGATTGCGATTGGTGAAGAGACGGGGGCGCTGGATCAGATGCTCGCCAAGGTAGCTGACTTCTACGAGATGGATGTAGAGAATACAGTGGACCGTCTGAAATCGCTGCTGGAGCCTCTGCTTATTGCTTTTTTGGCAGGAGTGGTGGGAATTATAGTAGCTTCTATTATGCTGCCTATGTTCAGTATCTATAGCAATATTTAATTGGAATATTCTAAATGATTTGAGAGGGGTGACGCCGGTCAAATAGCAGAGGATCGGGTCTGTTCAAGGGATTACACCACTATCTGAGGAGGAATTATAATGT
The window above is part of the Paenibacillus sp. FSL H8-0048 genome. Proteins encoded here:
- a CDS encoding type II secretion system F family protein is translated as MPQFEYQVKTHAGKQLKGKLTATDKAIAMEELRKRGLTVFSLVERKTTILSMEIYIGNPVKIIHFIIYCRQFATLMRAGVSIVDATRILAEQTESKPLRKALLDVNSSLLRGTAFSQAIQDHKKIFPPLFVSMIRAGEETGDLEGTLERLAVYFEKQHTTTEKIKSALTYPITVGIMAIAAVVYLLWAIVPQFVSMFESMNAELPAITKMVLALSTSIQGQWYIWLLAIVLLITVYQLVRRTERGAYALDYAKLKIPVFGKLNQKGSIAQFTRTFSSLYASSVPILQSLSIVEEVAGNKVIGGYIRKASDSLRQGKPLSDPLKKAWVFPPLVTQMIAIGEETGALDQMLAKVADFYEMDVENTVDRLKSLLEPLLIAFLAGVVGIIVASIMLPMFSIYSNI